Below is a genomic region from Eupeodes corollae chromosome 1, idEupCoro1.1, whole genome shotgun sequence.
CATCGCAAAAAAATGAGCGCAATACGTATTTTAAACAGAATTAtgattatcaaaataaatttgcgcAATTTGGAAGTGTTCCTCTATTTATGttgaaaccaaactaaaaataattcactagacaaaatggccgccagttaTAACAGTGTTGTCAACATACAGTTATATACCTCTTTAAAAAACACCCGTCATTTTCGTAAatattaaaagtgctttctgttaaaataaataaatctcacCAACCACTAATAAAAAGATCTAAAACAGAAgttctaaaattatttattgatgaaTATAACAATAAAACGAGTTTTAAACTTAAtgcaaaccaaataaaaaaaagtataaataatttcaagatTGATTTAGAATGCGTTTCGGAGGAAACTACGTTCCAACGTACTTCGAAAGGACCGTCAGTgttgtataaaataatataaaacattttcgcCTGCATTACTTATTAACTCGATGTTGAAATATCTGTGGGGGAACTTGGAAGAAACTCCAACGTCAAAAAGGAGCACAAGGTGGAAGATGGTGCAAGATTCAATTCtgttaccaaaaataaaagtgaggattaacaacaattttaaccattaaataattattaaaaaaataaatattttatcaatttcaattgaaatataaatttacataaGAAATGAAATGAAGTGTAAAATATTTGCGTACGGTGCTTTTCTTGAAACTGTTTTATAATCTACCCATCGTTACTCGTTTTTTGCCTCGAACTGTCTTACACTTCGAAGAAAACTATATTGGCATGTTCTAAATGATCTCAACCAAATTTTGCTTTGAGAGTTCAAAATATATATCAGCTATCAAATATGTTCTCAGTTAGATACCATTTTGATGATGAAGGATGCTACAATGAAAAAactgctttttatttattttgcttgaCTGATATACCAAGTTCATGTTTTCCGTAGTGGCAAGTAAATATATAAGTAATCATGCACGATACTTAAGAATTTAGATTAAAATTTGCCGaatttgtgtcttaaatttatttttttataacattccTTACCTATTGACTTAacagacatttatttttttgtttatagaaaataaattaacatggCAGACGAAGCAAATGAACAACTGGGCCATGAAAACGAAAGGTCTTCACCTCCGCCCCCACAACAACAAGTGACTATTAGAATCATTGAACACATCAAAGCGAATAAAATTGACGTTGCTATGTGGGCGACTCGCATGTTGGCTATTATCTTTACAGCTGGCTACGTTCTCCCTATTTTTGGGTAATTTTAGCTTAATAGTCGAAATTAAatcacgaaaaaaaatatatttttattcttttcagaacgtctcaaagttcatttaacaaagTTCTTCTAGCTAATGCAGCAACTAATGCATTGCGCTTACATCAGCGACTACCTAGGTTTACCCTGTCCAAAGAGTTCCTGGCCAGATTATTCACAGAGGATTCTTGTCATTATCTTATGTTCTcgttaattttctttaatgtgCAACCAACATTATTTATATTAGTGCCGATTTTTCTGTTCGCGGTGTTACATGCTGCGAGttattcacttaaaattgtTGACGTGAGTATGAAATAcctttattttccaaaacttatacatttgtattcaaaagaatgttttaaaatattattatttaattattttctaataaaagtagaagtaaaatatatgtacataagacCATGTGTTAAATCCGGTACTTCTGATTTTTGGATACCTGTTTATGATGTTAGCCTagatttgtataaattattaatttctaaGAGAAACCATTAGGTCAATTaacacttaaaaacaaaaaaaatcgaatatgtTAGCACCTGGAAACCTtgaaacctatcttaaagcaaTTGGTAAAGTTTGTGGTAGTTTCCGTGTTctccaaaactttttaaagtttcgtcccaacaaaaccaaaactctttatttacaatttggaacgtaaataaatattaacaacgTAAAGACTGCTAAGTGTGACAAAATCTCTCTAATCTAAACTTACtgcttatttaaatttctttaaataaaataaatactaagtTAATTGTGCGCATATTTAATGCATGGATGGTTAGGAACTGTATACACATGTAAAAAGAGAATAACTACACGTGTATACAACgatatttcttgaaatttagtTAAACCTAGAGAGAAACTGTTTAAGCGAACAACTGAACCAAGCATTAACTAGGATCTGCAAATGAAAAAAGAGCTGTGTCTTGTCGATTAACAAACTTAAAGCAGATTTAGTACATCTAACGAATAGGAATGAAACACTACTCAAAAACAGGATCTTCAGTAGAAATTGGGACAAAATcctaaaatcatattttgaatGTAGTTTGCAATATTCAGTCCAGTGCAGACTCTTGGTAACATGGTTTGGTGGATGGTTTTAAAAAAGCCTAACATTTTAAAACCCTTACAAAGGAACCCTTGATTTATATGTAGAAGAAACCCTTGCAAACAGCACCCTACGTCTCAGCTAAACTAGTTGCTGGAAAAATAGTAAGATGGGACGTGCACGGATTTTACAGGAATACTTAGCGAATGTTTGCACAGGCTGCATAACACTATGTCTAAACTTCAATAAACCCATCC
It encodes:
- the LOC129954070 gene encoding Krueppel homolog 2, with translation MADEANEQLGHENERSSPPPPQQQVTIRIIEHIKANKIDVAMWATRMLAIIFTAGYVLPIFGTSQSSFNKVLLANAATNALRLHQRLPRFTLSKEFLARLFTEDSCHYLMFSLIFFNVQPTLFILVPIFLFAVLHAASYSLKIVDLIGQNSWWGARFLISLVEFQATNILKAVAFSEIFIMPMAILLTFMGRAGLMTPFVYYHFLQMRYNSRRNPYTRNAFAELRMAVESLAGLSPPFVGKVLRAGITFVNRLSPQPQPTPPPSQ